A single window of Sebastes umbrosus isolate fSebUmb1 chromosome 16, fSebUmb1.pri, whole genome shotgun sequence DNA harbors:
- the si:ch211-67f13.7 gene encoding zona pellucida sperm-binding protein 3, with protein sequence MKTKWRLYILWSVLSLGLLSCVADTYESPFTRTTRKQVIKPIRQPSKSSQRFFSPAGTPPLSQLIHTPPSMRPEPKIQSDFAYLPDVSVTCSTPDLVVRVKPSFYGLGAGAEELKLGNSCHSNGVLRPYGDLLFTYPLTACDVVRESPRGYLLYKFVLHYEPSPKRFPSRAQRIDVDIECRYQRNHHVYQLTVKPTWETAVVRKRLKGSPNDFQMELMDDSWSRPAKSQVYQLGRTVNFQVSAPHLLTGGKLYINTCYAKPSSGSESSLKYTIIDKFGCMLDSKSDPGASQFISRTDNTLRFSLKAFQFTSDPDTEVSVHCKLFVTSEDPGPAHKSCTYRGNRWKALTGDDSVCECCDSQCVTSKPRRAMMEGSASSGSLLVSDQPYTAEDGFLPVIMSREGEVTVNHSHENLWESADAVKYDDDDEEQDYADEEEEKQQLEEAEEESGFILGVMTEPDLDELGFRERVSMEEKESGVKDSDQFEEDGSGYEVLEESDEEEEGFEGREDEIHLNQKEAEVLRHWVQLEQMFPSGVGIQRELKPLVSEGNRKHTGRGEEDDGVMASEVERENDDGEMTWYFPWR encoded by the exons ATGAAAACAAAGTGGCGTCTCTATATCTTGTGGAGTGTTTTATCACTTGGCCTCCTCAGCTGTGTAGCGGACACTTATGAATCTCCATTTACCAGAACAACGAGGAAACAGGTCATCAAACCAATCAGACAGCCGAGTAAATCCTCTCAGAGGTTCTTCTCACCTGCCGGCACTCCTCCGTTGTCTCAACTCATACACACACCTCCATCCATGCGTCCAGAGCCAAAGATCCAGTCGGACTTTGCTTACCTGCCAGATGTTTCTGTGACCTGCTCCACGCCTGACCTCGTCGTCCGGGTCAAACCGTCTTTCTACGGTCTGGGAGCAGGAGCAGAGGAGCTGAAACTAGGCAACAGCTGCCATAGCAACGGTGTCCTCCGACCATACGGTGACCTGCTCTTCACCTATCCTCTGACGGCCTGTGATGTCGTGCGTGAG TCGCCCCGAGGTTATCTGCTCTACAAATTCGTGCTCCATTACGAGCCGTCGCCAAAACGTTTCCCAAGCAGAGCACAGCGGATCGATGTCGACATTGAATGCCGCTATCAAAG GAACCACCATGTGTACCAGCTGACTGTGAAGCCCACCTGGGAGACTGCTGTTGTGCGTAAAAGGCTGAAAGGAAGTCCAAATGACTTCCAGATGGAGTTGATGGACG ATTCATGGAGCAGACCAGCTAAATCTCAGGTGTACCAGCTTGGAAGGACTGTTAACTTCCAGGTCTCTGCTCCTCATCTCTTAACTGGTGGAAAACTGTACATCAACACCTGCTATGCTAAACCATCCAGTGGCTCTGAATCATCTCTCAAATACACCATCATTGACAAATTTGG CTGCATGCTGGACAGCAAGAGCGACCCCGGGGCCTCTCAGTTCATCTCTCGGACAGACAACACCTTGAGATTCTCCCTCAAGGCTTTCCAGTTCACTTCAGACCCTGACACAGAG GTCAGTGTTCACTGCAAATTATTTGTCACATCTGAGGATCCGGGTCCTGCACACAAATCATGCACCTACAGAGGGAACAG gtgGAAGGCCCTCACTGGCGACGACTCCGTATGTGAATGCTGTGATTCGCAATGTGTGACCTCTAAACCCCGGAGAGCCATGATGGAAG GCTCTGCCAGCAGTGGGTCATTGCTGGTCTCTGATCAGCCGTACACAGCAGAGGATGGCTTCCTACCAGTCATCATGAGCAGAGAAGGCGAGGTCACAGTAAATCACAGTCATGAGAACCTGTGGGAAAGTGCGGATGCAGTAAAGTATGATGATGACGACGAAGAGCAAGACTAcgcagatgaagaagaagagaagcagcAGCTTGAAGAAGCTGAGGAAGAAAGTGGGTTTATCCTTGGAGTGATGACAGAACCTGATCTAGATGAGTTAGGTTTTAGGGAGAGGGTCTCAATGGAGGAGAAGGAGTCTGGAGTGAAGGATTCAGATCAGTTCGAAGAGGATGGGTCAGGGTACGAAGTACTAGAGgagagtgacgaggaggaggagggatttgAAGGAAGAGAAGATGAGATCCATTTGAATCAAAAGGAAGCTGAAGTGTTGCGTCATTGGGTGcagttggagcaaatgttcccATCAGGAGTCGGCATACAGAGAGAGTTAAAGCCGCTGGTCTCTGAAGGAAACAGGAAGCATACAGGTAGAGGTGAAGAGGATGATGGGGTGATGGCCTCTGAGGTGGAGAGGGAGAATGATGATGGTGAGATGACCTGGTATTTCCCGTGGAGGTAG